GCTTTTGCCAAGTTGGAAATAAGGAGTGGTAAGGAGGTCTACCAAAATGGGTGCACAAGCAGCAGCTCCACCTGCTCATCATCATTCAGTAGTAGTAATAATATTGATTTTAGTAATTGCGACGATGGCATTAAATGTTGTCGTACTTCTTTCAAAGGTGGTGACAACTTCAAAATCTCCATGGATAATGATTCTAGTACGACTCTTGCAACAAATCATGATAACGAATATTGCAAATATGCGTTCGTGATTGATCCTAACTACAAAACATCCCATGATGATGATCTGGATTATTATGTTCCTGTCCGACTAAGTTGGAACATTAACAGTAAGTATTTCGACATATTTAAAACACATGTTATGCCAACCACATCTAGCAGCTTCGAATGCGACAACTATGATGGTGTTGCTTTAAATTCCTCTCTAGATCGGATATCCAGCTGTGTCTGCCATCATGGATTTCGAGGGAGTGCGTACATTCAGGACGGGTGTCAAGGTAAACCAAAATCCACCgctaatattatttaaattaattcatatatatatatatatattcttggaTGTTTTTGTTAGTTATGTaaataattagtttttttttaatttatgttttgctTTGCATATGCTCCATTCTctttaattctaaaattaaataagttgttactctttatttttaaagatGTTCTAATAAATGTGGAGAAAATATACtttaactatttttatttatataatacaCTTGAATACTGACTaacaaatttttttattctttcaatTTTACGGAAAGTTTTACATTTATTACCGTTTTGccttttttattcttcttttgtgTTATTTTATAGTTGTCCAGGTTTATGTAGagttgttttcatgttgttttttttaattgtctAAGTTTATGtgtaattgttttattattgtgttgatgtctaattgatgcttagttttttttttcagatatatttcaattttttttaaacgtGTTGGTATGCACTGAGTTGACTTCCAATTATTGTTTTTTAGTTGGTTTTGAACGTGTTAATATATAGTAAGTTGATATCTTATCACGTCCCAAGCGGTAGGCCTtagcagatttgtaatatccataacttggatggtcaaaggtcaaactttgaccctcgttggaaaatagtctttataaattatcatttaatttataataaatcgtactataattataagttaaaataataaaataactcctataattatatataaaaatattagtgacaaaagtatgatcatttatcattataaataaaacaataatactcctacagttatgtaatcaccaaatagttaaatttaataagtcataaacatccaaaataatacttagcatccaccattccttatccctaactatttcatagatcattcagatataccgatcattagattcgaagtcgaatacataaataatgctcaaaagataagacaatgacacAAAATAGAAATAGGCTAAGCACATTGGCTCCATCGATAATTCATCTTATCCACAATTGTGTCACTAGgatcctggaatgggagagatataggggGTGAGCTTGTAAAGCCCATTAGGAAAGCAACTAATAACATAGGACTCAAACGTGTAAAaaaaacccctgcatggttagcttttcaaaacaaaacatacatcatcatgtataaaccaaaatagagagaaaccacaaataatcataagagcatagctacaagtgcacatcacactgtcccctagatccctagttcccattacccaccatagaaaaaccaacatcctaaaccgggtagccggacctCATAACCACCATAAGGAGGAGACTCATAACAtttcctgtatacagatgctaggtctttacacctacaggtgagtggacacctgatctacctatgatgataCAGAGACTAGGTcatgaaacaacaacatgcacaaatcatgattaCTATGGatctcatcggtataaccaaatgcagataaacatgaaaagaaagaaacatattccctttttattttagaaaattgggcagcataacagctgcatttgaataaaacccaaaaatcataacctgcataattaagtgaacaaaagaatatatttgacactcagtgccctcagaacagaacagaaaacatgcagattaagttttccatttttcaaacattttataaatatcaaaattagaatatgtttaatgcaattcaatacgagtaaaaCAAGTCCAATATTCAAGTTGAGTCCCTAACTCTTAAGAATTTTCAATTCGAGCCCAAAGCGACACTCCCAAGCTTAACGATTATCCTAGAGTGATTTAATTCGATTTATATATCACATTTTTCCTACGTGCATCAAATgagcaaatgattatcattattgcATTCCTTGTTCAAAATCATGTCaaacgacatataatatgaccatattcaaaatttcaagttccggaacctcacccaagcggtgcactcTAGCGGTTGATAGCGATACCGGAAACGTCGATGAATATATGCATGtcatatatcaaaacgatcctctTGAGTAGTACATCATGGATGTACAACTCCTTTGCCCAAATGACCTTTGGTGTCGccggaaaatgcttccaaagggacagagatacccaaaatctcgccgGAGAAAAATAACGAGTTGACCAAAATGACTTAGTGGGTGACGTTCCTCCCTTCACGCTGGTTCCAATGGTGCCACCCACTCACTGAACGGAGGTCTGGGTTCACCGGAAAGCGCGGTCAAAGTTTTGACGACGAAACTTTGACTGCTCTGTTCGTGTGCGTCTTAACTGCAATGGCCCTGAGATTTTGCGGATGGGGTTGTCACCGGCCACTGGTGCTTCAGCTCCGACGCGTGGCGGCAAAATGGAACTCCAGCAATGGCTTTGTGGTACCCCGATGTGGGTTGTTGTAGAGACAAAaagtagtagaagaagaagaagaagaagaagaagtgctcgggaagaaaaatgaaaaagaaagaaaaagaaaagacacAAATTGTATATAAAGGTTGTTCATAAATGCAATTAGTTAGGACTTATTATTATAGTTACAGTAatcttttttttataatatatatatgataataaataaataaataataaattttatattaactaaaaaaattatgtgCTATTTAATTCTCAGATATTAATGAATGCAATGAGGGAACAGTGTTGTGCCCTGGAGGCTCTACTTGCGTGAACACTATCGGGGGCTATCACTGTAGTTATAAACGCAAGGCCATCTTTATAGGTATGTCTTTATATCTAatgcatatatatacatatatatatatatttatataagaattCTCCTACAgcggtttcactttaagccctaccggtggagttctcagtgttctcgacccatgaacagttttcgacgtgattttttttatgaccgtatatattgtaactgtttagagcatcctacaaatttttcagaaaattcttaatagtttaaagtaccgaaaactaggttcaaacatgttgcacacgtgactaattttttttatacgcatggaaaacaacatgtttgaacctagttttcggtattgtaaattattcgaaattttctgaaaatttgcaggatgctctaaatagctacaatatacacggtcataaaaaaaagtcgcgctaaaaactgttcacgggtcgagaaacactgagagacCTACTGATAGGGTTTAAAGTGAAGCCACAATAaaagaattgtcatatatatataattttctttgTGTGTATGTGTGATTATCTATtcatcataaaataatattttgtagTGGTTAATTAATGTAAAACATAGTAAAAATACATAACAATAGTGCATCTAGGAATTCATTCcaccaaaaataaaaatcaataataataaatatataatggaacaaaatttaaacattacacacatatatatatactagatacaagcaatgtgCAGTTTGCAcgcttgcttagttttatttatagaatttattaattatttttattaaatttatattaatatcatataaattttgaaataaatattctattttaattaaataatttatttatttttgtctaagtttatgtttgttctagtttttatatttaggagtgacaacaagagattatattatatgtttaatgtaatattaaatattatacgaagattttaaatttaattttcttgctattttaaaaaaaattaatttgttgctaattcattgtagattatattatatgcttaatatgatattattctaacaagtgagtttaagtttaattaaattttatttaagttataaaacatatgattttattacttttaaataattatcattataaaatatctcaaaaatatcatattttaatttgtttaattatttattattttaaaataattatcattgtataatatcttattttaatttgtttaattatttattatttttaaataattatcattataaaatatctaaaaaatatcctaatttaattttttttcaattatttattttattttatttaaatttaagtgtttacaaactaccgttaaatataagaatattctatcaaatataataatattttgttaaagttaacattaacaaaataaaaactgttaaaaccaagaatttcctttatctacacatttattatatagaagagatatacaaattaaataataaaataatgtaaCTGGGATAACTATTCTACTAATAGAACTCATCTATCCACCTACTCTCTCATTTTTACAAAAAATCTTATACTTTTACTCACAACAATTTTTGTGAGTATAAGAGcttcattatattatattttaatttttttattaatatttgaattataGCACATTTCCAAAAGAAATAATTACATCTTAACTGTTAGGTACCTACGATTACCAAAAAAGCGTAGCAGGATGTATTTTTGatgcaaaagaaaaaaacttAGGAATTTAACTGTAATCGTGTTGAGAAATTATGTATTTTTACCGCCAATAtccatatattttaattaatcatatttttaataaaaatttataaatatattttaaatctatcacaaattttaattaaataaattgagCCTTTTTTGTCACCAAACTACCCTAAAGTTTGAGGTTTGTACGCATCATAGACTCAATCTTTTTTTTCAGCGAGAAAAATACCAGAAATTAGTATAATAGTTGTTCTGTCACTCTTTCTATTGATCTCCGTTAGTTTGCATTGTAATTTaagaaaaacacaaaaaattATTTTGCATTGTATTTTGAACAATATTTTTATCAAATGAATAATAGTATATTTCATTATCTAGCCTAGAAACcaaaacagaaagaaaaaaaagcaaaTGTTTGAtaaatttcaatttatatattataaaacttatatcaaaaaattaaattttagaagAATAGAAATAAGAATATTAAAAAATCAGTTTAATTTATGCTTATTTAAAATTACTAACTAATTAAGaataagtttttaaaaaattccatatttctataaatgaatgattatgtttatttattcatacatgATAAACAGGTGTGGGGAGTCCTCTTGGATTATTAGTTCTACTTTTTAGTACATGGATACTATACATattcataaagaaaagaaaagaaattaaacGCAAGAAAGCATTTTTCAAACGAAATGGTGGCCTTTTGTTGGAACAACAGATACACTCAAGTGAAAACAATGTCGAGCAAACGAAGTTGTTCAAGTCAAAAGAGTTAGAGAAGGCAACTGATAATTTCAATATAGACAGAGTTCTTGGGCAAGGAGGCCAAGGCACTGTGTACAAAGGAATGTTGAAAGATGGAAAGATTGTTGCTGTGAAGAAGTCTAAAATAATTGATGAAGCCAAACTCTCTGAATTCATCAATGAAGTTGTCATTCTTACACAAATCAAACATAGAAATGTTGTCAGGCTATTGGGATGTTGTCTGGAGATAGATGTTCCACTTCTAGTTTATGAATTCATCCCAAACGGAACACTTTCTGAGTATATTCATGACAAAAATGCAGAGTTTCCTTTCACATGGAACATGATATTACGAATTGCAACTGAAGTTGCAGGAGCTCTTTCATACTTACACTCAGCAGCTTCTTTTCCAATTTATCATCGAGATGTCAAGTCTACGAACATACTCCTTGATGAAAAATTGAGGGCAAAAGTTGCAGACTTTGGTACATCAAGAATTATCTCCTTAGAGCAAACTCACCTAACCACTTTAGTTTATGGCACATTTGGCTATCTAGATCCAGAATACTTTCAGTCTAGCCAATTCACAGATAAGAGTGATGTTTATAGTTTTGGAGTGGTTCTTGTCGAGCTCTTGACCGGACAAAAAGCAATATCTGCAACAAGGTCAGAGGAGGAAGGAAGAAGTTTGGCAACATATTTCATGATGACAATGGAGGAAAAGAGCAGTAGTTTGTTCGACATTCTTGATGGTCAAGTTCTCAAAGATGCGCCAAAAGAAGAGATCTTAATTGTTGTTGATCTTGCAAAGAGATGCTTACATTTGAATGGAAGGAATCGACCTACCATGAAAATAGTAGCAAAGGAGTTAGAGAGGATTCAAGGCATTGATAATAAAGATTCCAATGGTATTCAACATAATTATGAAGATTTAGCATATGCACAACCTGAAATTGCAGACTACTCTTGGAATGTTTCCACATCATCAATAGGGTTAACTTTTGATAGTGCTGCTACTAGCTTCTCGTTGCATCAAGAATTACCATTGTTGTAAGGGTGAACAAATAGTAATATCCTTTTTGTACGTAGAACTCTTCACTTATTTTTTTCTATCTCGAATTTAGAGATCAATTATACT
The Humulus lupulus chromosome 6, drHumLupu1.1, whole genome shotgun sequence DNA segment above includes these coding regions:
- the LOC133783565 gene encoding wall-associated receptor kinase-like 1, yielding MVVTTMLNYYLSVIIIIGSLLMARSSTVLAIVAKPGCPEKCGDVTIPFPFGIGSSSSNNCFLNKWFEISCRNSTTPFLDQTQLQVLNISLYDKRVQVRSPISFFNCANKTSKRSANLTGSPFYYSFYNQFIAISCGAFAKLEIRSGKEVYQNGCTSSSSTCSSSFSSSNNIDFSNCDDGIKCCRTSFKGGDNFKISMDNDSSTTLATNHDNEYCKYAFVIDPNYKTSHDDDLDYYVPVRLSWNINSKYFDIFKTHVMPTTSSSFECDNYDGVALNSSLDRISSCVCHHGFRGSAYIQDGCQGKPKSTANII
- the LOC133786231 gene encoding wall-associated receptor kinase-like 10 translates to MGLSPATGASAPTRGGKMELQQWLCDINECNEGTVLCPGGSTCVNTIGGYHCSYKRKAIFIGVGSPLGLLVLLFSTWILYIFIKKRKEIKRKKAFFKRNGGLLLEQQIHSSENNVEQTKLFKSKELEKATDNFNIDRVLGQGGQGTVYKGMLKDGKIVAVKKSKIIDEAKLSEFINEVVILTQIKHRNVVRLLGCCLEIDVPLLVYEFIPNGTLSEYIHDKNAEFPFTWNMILRIATEVAGALSYLHSAASFPIYHRDVKSTNILLDEKLRAKVADFGTSRIISLEQTHLTTLVYGTFGYLDPEYFQSSQFTDKSDVYSFGVVLVELLTGQKAISATRSEEEGRSLATYFMMTMEEKSSSLFDILDGQVLKDAPKEEILIVVDLAKRCLHLNGRNRPTMKIVAKELERIQGIDNKDSNGIQHNYEDLAYAQPEIADYSWNVSTSSIGLTFDSAATSFSLHQELPLL